The window aaattataaatcaaattatctgctgagagcatctccaactccacttcatttttcactttttgctttattttgaAGTAAGTTTTGCTTCAAATTTACTTCATTTTTTTGCTTCAAAATGAAGTAATGAACATTGTTGTTTCAAATTTGAAATGTATTGTAcatatcttcattttttttttgaagatgaacttttttgttataaattggtccttaacttttatttattcttatCTTTTGACGAAATAAACTATATGCTTTAATATAAtccaattaatttcaaaattttgactATTAATTTTATCTAATCAGATGTTTATATCAAAAAAGATATGAATATTTGTTTTAAGAACTTTTTTAACTCGATTTAAAAGAATCAAAGATAAATAAGCTCATTTCTTACTCTAAACATTTTTGTTAATCAATTGTAGAAAACAATTATATGTATGGTGTTTTTTATACAAATTATgatgttttgtgtttgtttattcatgttatgtaataaattcattatatgataatattaaatttatatgaaataataattatgCTGGATtattgttaaaacaaaatagttaggtaaaataagtaaatataaaaatgtataggaGTCTATTAGTAATTAATGATAAAGTAGAGATAAAATATACTTGCAATAGTCTTTTTATAAGAAATAGATGAAGCATGCCATTGGAGTGATTGTTActtcattttgaaaaaaaaaatgaattgttTAAGATAAAAATGTGAAGctaaccattggagatggtctaactaCAAAAAACCATGCACACAAATACAAAGTTTGCAGATAACGAATTCAAAAGAAAGGCTAAAAaggtaaaatttaaaactaaatgaaaattttgatttatatgaTATAAATAACACGAGTCATGAGAATTCATGAAATGTTTTTAGCGATTTAAACCCCTAACTATTTTTATATCGGATGGAAAACCCCcaactaaaattttatgtttttaaaccctCAACTATTAAGCTGTTAATGCCGTTAACCCACCATTAATATGTTAACCTTCTGTTAACAACTGATGGATATTTTAGTGATTTAAACCTCCAACTGTTTTTAAATCTaataaaaactcattttttgGTCTTggagaaattttaaatttgcgCATTTGGCGGAAAAACGTGATTTTCAGTTTTTGCTGGAAAATtcgattttaagtttttttgcgagaaaatttgattttgtggttttggcaggaaaatttgattttacggttttggcaggaaaacccGATTATTAGTTTTGGCGGAAACTtgatttttgaagttttggcgaaaaaatgcatttttggtTTTACgagaaaatttgatttttggttttggtagAAAACCCTATTTTATGGTTTTGAAAAAGCAACTCATTTTACGGGGTTTTATGTGAAAGCtcaattttttggttttggcaagaaaactcgttttgaagttttggcgagaaaaatTGATTTTACGGAGTGGTGAGAAAACTTTATTCTGCATAAtcgaaaaaatttaaaatttcagtaTACAATTAAATATTGTATACAGTTTatataaagcaaaataaaaGAGCTAAAATTAAGCCTTATAAATTTAAGGCTAATTATGTTCAAGCCTTTTAAGCCTTTTGTCAATGTAAGGGTTTGTGCTAAAAGTTTGCCTACAAGGTCAAGGATAACCCTGTTAGGTTGAGCCATATTAATATTCCTAGCCGGATATAACGTCTCTGTTACTATTCTATTCAGAACCGACTATAAAATTAAGACAAAGGAGAAAAAGGGATCCAAGCCTCAAAATCACATACCGAAATTATACTCTTTTTACAAtcaaatcccctatatattaaaagggaagcattacaacatatttttgtagccacatgtcatcaccacaatcatttttagaatctttagaaaaatatgttggtccatataaatatataataagctttttattaaactaaccataaattaatcataaatgttattcattgtttccttaaataaaaatcactgaattacctaatgtggctaaagtatatatgataattaatgattttgaataataaatatttgataaaaaacaGTCTATTctatatcatttttaattcattttaaaataaattaaacaaccacattaactatataataaaattttagattttttcgtatatgttatattttgaattttaaaaaacgaatataaatgactaaagttgttaaaaatatcacactgaaatttttgtgatccatggtttaaaatttatattataacaagatacaaatgattacaaaattacataagtaggaagtctcatttaataaatattatatatatgcatattaatatttttttaaaaataaattatataccatgtaaaatacataagtattttcatttcgaatttgatttgaaatttttgataaacattttgaacaattgttgacaacttaatatttagattttaaactttgcattgaatgtttttaaaattataaattactaaaactattaaacatcccataaattttttattgttatcattgatttaaaatttttgttataaagaaatacaaacaagtaaaaataatatgagtataaaatatgttttaacagatgtcaatattaaaaatatactatatatctatgttaatatcatttaaacttaattttatcatatataaaatagaaaaagtgtttgtttggataaataaaatttatttaagtatttgtaccaatttaattatatacgtaatagttactaaatttttaattattcaatatatatttattatttcataacatgtagaaaatatataatacttaaaaataatttatatataatattcgtcccgcgcaaggcgcggatcttaacctagttcaCTTGTATTCTTACATATCTTGTTCTTCATCATTATATCAACTTTGAGTATCACTAAGAAACTTGTCTCATATGCATTATCATTTTGTTCATTACTTGTTCAACATCTTAGATTAAAGCATAACCATAATTTATGAGTGGGTCATCTGGTCCATCATTTGGCGCGCTAAAGGAACGAGGTGGGAATTAATACAAAAACCCTCTTCAGATCCGGCgtgaaaatcaaataaaattgacTGGAACACACACATCTGATTTATCCAGAACAACAAAACTCACGGGTTCCACCCTGCATGTCGTAGGACAGCAATTCAACGCGGATGGAACTCACATCAGTGTAACACCACCGACATCACTAATTGTCAATCTGGACGAAACTCTATCCCATGCACCAGGCGAGTTACGAAATGTTTCCTTTATCTTGATTCAACGTGCAGGTCAGCCGAAGGTTATGAGACATCAAGCTTCAGAAAGCTTAAAGCAACTCACAAAAATCTTGGGTGAATAGCTGGAGCATATCGATTTTCAAATTGCTTCGTCACCAAGAAGCCCGCAAGAATAATAGTTTAGACAATAGAAACCATGAATCTATTTCAGACAACATACCGCAAGCCTGAAAAATGAGATCATCATCTTGAAACAAACATTAGCCCAAGCTACAACCTATCTCCGGTTGATGAAATCAAAGATCCACCGAGCCACCAGCTCGGTCCTGAAGTTGACAATGTCATTGAAGAAACACAGAAAGACGTTGTTCATGGACGGCTTAGCCAACGTTCCCATCTCGAACATCTAACCGAAGATCTCCTCTTTAAGGGAAAACAAATTCATGAGCTCATATGACAGTTTTCTGCATTACAATGGGACAAAATTCCTTTGACGACAGATAGAGATACCGTATATTTGCCTACCCTTTGTCAAGAACCTAATAAGAGCTGTAATATCGTTAAAAATTGGACCATATCAACATGCTTATCTTTTTCAGAATGAGACAAATGTTTGTGTCATTTAATCATTGAATAATGATACCATCAAATAAGAATTCATTGATCATACGAGTCAAATCTCCTTTCACTATGTCCTAAAACTTCTGAAAAAATAAAGCGCTCATTCCATCAGGGTGCATCACAAATGTAAGTTTTACCTCTCATTGTGTAACTGAAGCGGTGAGTTCCTGATTTATCGCATATGTGATTGTTGTAAAGATATTTTCCAAAAAAcgtcatttatttttttctgaatttgatGATTCAAATGAATATGATGATTCGGAAAGTGTTCTAAAGTAACATGTAGCAATGGCTCTCATTCTCTCTGCATCTAGTCATCTTCCATAATTTTTCTGAATTGTCTTCAGCAGTcctgttatattttaatagattagggCATAATTAACGGGGGTTTAAGTGGGTTTCTTAGTGGTGGGTCCCATTATTTTTGCAAAAATCGGTTCCTAGAAGTGTGAAATAAGGACCGATCTTGGAGGGTTTTTTGCACTGTTCGCGGACTCCACCGACAAGTGGCGGCTCACGATTGGTTcgctttttaattttctttttcagacaggaaaaaataaaaattaaaatttctaagAAACCGGTTCACAGTTTCAGCGTTAATGATGGTCTTAGTTTGAAGGACAGGATGAGAATGGACTATATTATAACATACCCTGGACTTATATTTGGACTGAAGGAGAATAGACTATAGTTTATAATGAAGACAATATATTTGCGTACCATAAACCCATTCATCAGGcccaaataataataatacggGAATCTGTATATTAGGGTTTGCGTAGCTTCTTTTAATTTTCTCTCACTGTGCCGTCTGAAGAGAACATAGATCAGACAAAAATGGAGAAAGGCAAGGGAAGAAAGGAGGAGATTGTTACCAGGGAGTACACTATCAACCTCCACAGGCGCCTGCATAGCTGGTAAAAATGTCGTGACATCTCATTGTTTGTAGAAGAAGATTATCACCTCCTTCCTTATTGCTCCATGTACATTTTCGATAGGGTTTTAGAGATGCTGATTGATTTGATCGATTATCAATATATGTACACAACACCTTCAAGAAGAAGGCACCCAGTGCCATCAAAGAGATTAGGAAGTTTGTGTTGAAAGCAATGGGAACAAAGGACGTTAGAGTGGATGTTAAGCTGAACAAGCAGATATGGAGCAGAGGAATTCATGGTCCTCCTAGGAGAGTCAGAGTTTGTGTTGCACGTAAGAGAAATGATGATGAAGACGCCAAGGAGGAGTTTTACTCTCTTGTCACTGTCGCTGAGATTCCTGCTGAAGGATTGTCTAGTTTGGGCACCAAGGTCATCGATGAAGACGAGTGAAAAAAATGGTAGTTTTATTTACTCGTAAACCCTTTTatcattgcaacattttttgtttgttaaatcGTTAGATGAAAGACAGAAGTATTTGCTTGTTTTTGATCACTTACCTATTTTGGTAATTTATATCTTATGTTATAAGTTCCAGAGACGAGAACAGATTCGAGTTTGATCTTGTTATTTTGTGAAATTACGACCAATTGTATATCTTAAAGCACCTccaatggggggggggggggggttctACCCATTGGAGTTTTGAACTtgctatatatgtatatgtatatatggcAATTTTAGAACTCCAATGGGTAGAACCCCATTGGAGGTGCTTTAAGTATAACTAACTCAGTAGTACTTACTATAACGAAGTATAACTCAGTACAGCTAAGTAAAATTACGATCAATTGTATATCGATAattaaaatctgaaattttaaaaaaaagttcgaATATTCTCTTCCCTCTTGTATTAGTGAGGGCAGCCAAGATGATGGTccgaataacttcttcattgtttctttttctttttatcaaatattctcTTCCCTCTTGTATTAATGTTTTGTTATTACTAAAAGTGTTTCTATTTTCTGTGGACAGTAGCATATAATAGTCTTGgtcttcttttattttatttcggttacTCGCATCAGTCAATACGGTTTACCTTGGCAATGGCACTTCTAATACGCAAAGAGCAGAAGAAGAGTCTAAAAGTTCAATATTAAGAGGATAATTTCTCATATGGAAAGATGAGAATGTTTTTTAACAATCGAATAGAACTCAGATTACCACTAACCGAGAATGAATTAAACAACAGCAGTGGAAGACGATTACAAAGAGAGATAAGAGAGACTGATTACATTCTGTAAAATGTATTAATGAATCTAAAATGTTCGTTCCCTCCTTTGTTATTGATGACGAGTTGAACATACTTCTCATCTGACCTTTGATTTTACTCCACGTGTCTCAGTCCCCTGTTTGAGCTAGATCACCAATTCGTTACGCCTCTTCCACTCATTTATGAACATGTGTCCCTTCTCCTCTGTATTCAAATCAAAGTAACAAATCCTTCCATTTTGAAAGAGTTTGACCTCAAGGTATAAGTCTGGGAAACTTTAACTGAAGATCATAGAGAAATTCCCAAGTGTTTTTTTCCTCTGGTTGATTATACCATTGCACTAATACCTTACACAGAAGAGGATGGAGTATAAAGGTATTGTAGAGAAATGAAGTGTCTTTCCTTATTGAGCATGTCCACTTCCACAAAAATTACAGATTCCCGAAAGATGGAGGCAGTccatgtgacacccccgatcatagataaccggaaatgacacggtcgatgttccctgatggtcgacccgaggttctcgaaataaatccgatcgccttagaccaacaaccaaagaacacagacgctcctatcggatattactctaggcttttcaacctgataaagcaatattcgatagttagttcgtcctggacaaggactaatatcatatgagaactcgtgatttataaacatcttttatacattatttatttactttaaacatcttacaaagtgttatagttttatcctatggcctattgcccaacaacgttttaagtaaatatacctcaaaaggtacgttgcaaggacaacaaaatactaccgctggttggatgttccttccgtccaaaaagtaaagtgtctcccgcctaagggttacctgcacacacgaatgagtcatgagcaactaatttactcagtgaatctagaatcacaacacaatcaataataaaccaaacagttatcaaatgcatatacatgatcatgcaagtactagtactatacaaTAGTATATCattcatcattgtgaattcttattttaaacatcacttccacaacacccgcccggtactaaactcatataatacaatatatatactagacccgagaaaccacaaaggctaaccgggactagtgagttagcatcaccatcattgtcgaatgttcggtatgaacaatccaacactgcatcgtcatgcaatacacggtctccagggagctgccccatcatcgtgtcttcatgaccttgttccgttcgcaggaccaagtcacggtaatgctgAGACATTAGTGATattgaatataacaagacttcacatgattctacttccataatcattccaaaattaatccaaAAATAATCCTATCATAATTAACTcctaattaatctcagattaatccataattaatctcatattaatttttaattattccaagattagtacttaattaatcatgattactctttaattaatttcagattaattcttaattaaaccaagattaatccttaattaaaccaaaattaatccttaattaaatcAAGATCAATCCAtaattaaaccatgattaatccttaattaaaccaagattaatccttaattaaaccatgattatttcatagttaagattagtacttgttCACAAGTACTAAGATGAGGATTAACCTTACTTTAACATTTTGATTACTCTTATGTATAGTtcacaataagtaaacataacaccactcttataaacttgagagactttactaacttaatcaatctcaacatctatctagactcacctaagagATTAGTCTTGGAACTGGTTGGATACCTAAGGCCTTACTccacctctgacctgaaacagaagTGAATGACTACAAAATTAGTTTGGTTCATGCtttaa of the Brassica rapa cultivar Chiifu-401-42 chromosome A03, CAAS_Brap_v3.01, whole genome shotgun sequence genome contains:
- the LOC103849642 gene encoding 60S ribosomal protein L31-1, which gives rise to MEKGKGRKEEIVTREYTINLHRRLHSCTFKKKAPSAIKEIRKFVLKAMGTKDVRVDVKLNKQIWSRGIHGPPRRVRVCVARKRNDDEDAKEEFYSLVTVAEIPAEGLSSLGTKVIDEDE